The window ATATCGTGCAGCATGGCAGGGTTCACCTGCTGTTTGGCGTCACTCCAGGCATTTACCGGATCGGGGTGCGTTTCTATAATCAGGCCGTCGTAGTTCAGGTCCAGGGCTACCTGGGAGATTTCCTGGATCATGTTCCTGTCGCCCGAAATATGGCTGGGATCACAGATGAGTGGCAGGTCTGGCATTTCGCGCTTCAGCTCAATGGCCATATGCCAGGCGGGCACGTTGCGGTAACGGCTTTCGCCAAAGAAGCTAAAGCCGCGGTGAATGGCCCCCAGGTTTTTAATGTTGCGGTTTGCCAGGCGCTCCAGGGCGCCAAACCAAAGGGCCAGCTCAGGGTTGATAGGGTTTTTTACCAGTATTGGCTTATCTGTACCTGTTAATGCTTCTGCAATTTCCTGAACGGTAAAAGGATTTACGGTAGAGCGGGCACCAATCCACAGCACCTCAATATCGTGCTTAAGGGCCAGTTCTACGTGCTGAGGGTTGCCTACTTCAATGGCAAAGGCTACATCCAGCTCTTTGCGAATATCGTCCATCC of the Flammeovirgaceae bacterium 311 genome contains:
- a CDS encoding 3-deoxy-D-arabinoheptulosonate-7-phosphate synthase (COG2876 3-deoxy-D-arabino-heptulosonate 7-phosphate (DAHP) synthase) — its product is MSQWGRQPLVIAGPCSAETYDQLYATAKAVRDQGIKLVRAGVWKPRTRPNNFEGVGEEALFWMDDIRKELDVAFAIEVGNPQHVELALKHDIEVLWIGARSTVNPFTVQEIAEALTGTDKPILVKNPINPELALWFGALERLANRNIKNLGAIHRGFSFFGESRYRNVPAWHMAIELKREMPDLPLICDPSHISGDRNMIQEISQVALDLNYDGLIIETHPDPVNAWSDAKQQVNPAMLHDILRSLRYPEAASEHPEFRNKLEEIRHGIDTADREILEALHRRMQLVDQIGEYKRAHNLAVLDLERWQEILESRQKWGKHLNLKKSFIRDLYMLIHQGSIRRQTKIMNKD